A genomic region of Neisseria cinerea contains the following coding sequences:
- the dnaX gene encoding DNA polymerase III subunit gamma/tau, whose product MAYQVLARKWRPKTFADLVGQEHVVKALRNALDEGRLHHAYLLTGTRGVGKTTIARILAKSLNCENAQHGEPCGVCESCTQIDAGRYVDLLEIDAASNTGIDNIREVLENAQYAPTAGKYKVYIIDEVHMLSKSAFNAMLKTLEEPPEHVKFILATTDPHKVPVTVLSRCLQFVLRNMTSQQVADHLAHVLDSEKIAYEPAALQLLGRAAAGSMRDALSLLDQAIAMGSGSVAEQDVRQMIGAVDKQYLYELLTGIINQDGEALLAKAQEMAACAVGFDNALGELAMLLQHLALIQAVSSALAHDDPDRGVLLPLSQTLSGEQIQLYYQCAIRGKQDLSLAPDEYAGFVMTLLRMLAFTPLAATSCEANAVIENTELKSPSAQAAEKEAAAKKPLPSKAETAQTSVQTASTPAMPSENKVAESASAQGNNDVLPWEDVPNDAETVSDVPVQELAESIQTNSETTEANRPSANKAETSAENQVSKNEAADNETGAYLSEMPSENPIQTTPNDEAVETEAFAHEAPAEPFYSYDFPDDGYPVEDGAEMPPPPDWEYAVPADAEEEEAEEEAEEENNDDEGSNDEDGTQFAPPPEFSTENWAAIVRHFARKLGAAQMLAQHAAWTQYDAGSHLMMLSLTDEARTTTNKERLDKIRTTLAEAYGLPLKLQTEPWRDDAGWETPDMRRRRIQLEGRRQAQDLLEADETARRLLQVFEAVWEPESLELAANRP is encoded by the coding sequence ATGGCTTATCAAGTTCTTGCACGAAAATGGCGTCCGAAAACCTTCGCCGACTTAGTCGGTCAGGAACACGTCGTCAAAGCCTTGCGCAACGCGCTGGACGAAGGCAGGCTGCACCACGCCTACCTGCTGACCGGTACACGCGGCGTAGGTAAAACCACCATCGCCCGCATCCTTGCCAAAAGCCTCAACTGCGAAAACGCGCAACACGGCGAACCTTGCGGCGTATGCGAAAGCTGTACACAGATCGATGCCGGGCGCTACGTCGATCTGCTAGAAATCGACGCCGCCTCCAACACAGGCATCGACAACATCCGCGAAGTATTGGAAAACGCCCAATATGCACCGACCGCCGGCAAATACAAAGTCTATATCATCGACGAAGTGCATATGCTTTCCAAAAGCGCGTTCAACGCCATGCTCAAAACTCTGGAAGAGCCACCCGAACACGTCAAATTCATCCTTGCCACGACCGATCCGCATAAAGTTCCCGTTACCGTCTTGAGCCGCTGCCTGCAATTTGTCTTGCGCAACATGACTTCGCAGCAGGTTGCCGACCACCTTGCCCACGTCCTCGACAGCGAAAAAATTGCCTACGAACCTGCCGCCCTGCAACTTTTGGGACGTGCCGCCGCAGGCTCGATGCGCGACGCCCTGAGCCTGCTCGACCAAGCCATCGCCATGGGTTCGGGCAGCGTTGCCGAACAAGACGTCCGCCAAATGATCGGTGCGGTCGATAAACAATACCTGTACGAACTGCTGACAGGCATCATCAACCAAGACGGCGAAGCCCTGCTGGCAAAAGCGCAGGAAATGGCTGCGTGTGCCGTCGGCTTTGACAATGCCTTGGGCGAACTGGCCATGCTGCTGCAACACCTAGCCTTGATACAGGCGGTGTCATCCGCTTTGGCACACGACGACCCTGATCGCGGTGTGCTGTTGCCGCTGAGCCAGACACTCAGCGGCGAACAAATCCAGCTTTATTATCAATGCGCCATCCGCGGCAAACAGGATTTGAGCCTTGCACCCGACGAATACGCCGGCTTCGTCATGACCCTGCTGCGTATGCTGGCGTTTACACCGTTGGCGGCAACCTCATGTGAGGCAAATGCCGTGATTGAAAATACAGAATTAAAATCCCCATCGGCACAAGCCGCCGAAAAGGAGGCGGCCGCAAAAAAGCCGCTTCCCTCTAAGGCAGAAACCGCCCAAACATCCGTTCAGACGGCATCCACGCCGGCAATGCCGTCTGAAAACAAGGTTGCCGAATCGGCTTCCGCTCAGGGAAATAACGATGTTCTGCCTTGGGAAGATGTGCCGAACGATGCAGAAACCGTATCGGACGTGCCCGTGCAAGAGTTAGCGGAAAGCATTCAAACAAACTCTGAAACAACAGAGGCAAACCGCCCTTCCGCAAACAAAGCCGAAACATCGGCTGAAAATCAAGTTTCCAAGAACGAAGCAGCCGACAACGAAACCGGGGCTTACTTATCCGAAATGCCGTCTGAAAACCCCATTCAGACAACACCGAATGATGAAGCCGTTGAAACGGAAGCATTTGCGCACGAAGCCCCTGCAGAACCTTTCTACAGTTACGACTTTCCGGATGATGGCTACCCCGTAGAAGACGGCGCAGAAATGCCCCCGCCGCCGGATTGGGAATACGCCGTCCCTGCCGATGCGGAAGAAGAAGAGGCGGAAGAAGAGGCGGAAGAAGAAAACAACGACGACGAAGGCAGCAACGACGAAGACGGTACGCAATTCGCCCCACCTCCTGAGTTTTCCACCGAAAACTGGGCGGCAATCGTCCGACATTTCGCCCGCAAACTCGGCGCAGCGCAAATGCTGGCGCAACACGCTGCATGGACACAATACGATGCAGGCAGCCATCTGATGATGCTTTCGCTGACCGACGAAGCCCGCACCACGACCAACAAAGAGCGGCTCGACAAAATCAGAACCACGCTTGCCGAAGCCTACGGCCTGCCGTTGAAGTTGCAAACCGAGCCCTGGCGCGACGACGCAGGCTGGGAAACTCCGGACATGCGCCGCCGGCGCATCCAACTTGAAGGTAGGCGGCAGGCACAGGATTTGCTCGAAGCAGACGAAACCGCGCGTCGGCTTTTGCAGGTTTTTGAAGCCGTATGGGAACCTGAATCTCTGGAATTGGCTGCAAACCGACCGTAA
- the yddG gene encoding aromatic amino acid DMT transporter YddG produces the protein MLSRLQQNLTPKQATAVGLLAVAFWSSVIGLIRTVSLHMGAVGGAAMMYSMAAVLIFIIFGRPNLSRFSKSYLFWASLFFVGCELCLSLSVGYARNARQTVEVGMVNYLWPTFTIIGAVLFNRQPAKWWIALGFILSFAGIAVVLGGEGGFSVSGMIANIRTNPTSYIMALSDALFWAAYCTLTARIKAQGNAVGFFFLLVSCILWAKYFSDGTGSLNFDTASLFYTTAAASCLGLGYAVWNIGISRGNMTVLAGASYFIPIFSACISSFLLQTPLPVEFWQGAAMVCLGSSVCWLATRTAERKRY, from the coding sequence ATGCTTTCCAGATTACAACAAAACCTCACACCCAAACAGGCGACCGCCGTCGGGCTGCTTGCCGTCGCCTTTTGGAGTTCGGTCATCGGACTCATCCGCACCGTCAGCCTGCATATGGGCGCGGTCGGCGGTGCAGCGATGATGTACAGCATGGCTGCCGTATTGATTTTTATCATTTTCGGCAGGCCGAATCTGAGTCGCTTCAGCAAGAGCTACCTGTTTTGGGCAAGCCTTTTCTTCGTCGGATGCGAACTGTGCCTGTCGCTGTCCGTCGGTTACGCCCGAAACGCGCGCCAAACCGTCGAAGTCGGCATGGTCAACTACTTATGGCCAACCTTTACCATTATCGGCGCCGTCCTGTTCAACAGGCAGCCTGCGAAATGGTGGATTGCCTTAGGCTTTATCCTGTCTTTCGCCGGTATCGCAGTCGTATTGGGCGGAGAAGGTGGATTTTCCGTCTCCGGAATGATAGCCAACATACGCACCAATCCGACAAGCTACATCATGGCGCTTTCGGACGCGCTGTTCTGGGCGGCATACTGCACACTGACCGCACGCATCAAAGCACAGGGCAACGCCGTCGGCTTCTTTTTCCTGCTCGTTTCATGCATCTTGTGGGCAAAATACTTTTCAGACGGCACAGGCAGCCTGAATTTCGATACCGCATCACTGTTCTACACAACCGCCGCCGCATCCTGTCTGGGTTTGGGTTATGCCGTTTGGAACATCGGCATTTCGCGCGGCAACATGACCGTTCTTGCCGGCGCATCCTATTTCATCCCGATTTTTTCTGCCTGCATTTCATCCTTCCTACTGCAAACGCCCCTTCCCGTCGAGTTTTGGCAGGGCGCGGCAATGGTCTGCCTCGGTTCATCCGTCTGCTGGCTGGCAACGCGCACTGCCGAACGGAAACGATATTAA
- a CDS encoding DUF3460 family protein, producing MYHYQSDATQFLNRLIEEKPELEQQRLENRGLLWDVELNPEEQENFEAAKVAKKPYTYYQD from the coding sequence ATGTATCACTACCAATCCGATGCCACACAATTCCTCAACCGCCTGATTGAAGAAAAACCTGAGTTGGAACAGCAGCGTTTGGAAAACAGGGGGCTTTTGTGGGATGTCGAACTCAATCCCGAAGAACAGGAAAACTTCGAGGCGGCAAAAGTAGCGAAAAAACCTTATACCTATTACCAAGACTGA
- the recA gene encoding recombinase RecA: protein MSDDKSKALAAALAQIEKSFGKGSIMKMDGSQQEENLEVISTGSLGLDLALGVGGLPRGRIVEIFGPESSGKTTLCLEAVAQCQKDGGVCAFIDAEHAFDPVYARKLGVKVEELYLSQPDTGEQALEICDTLVRSGGVDMVVVDSVAALVPKAEIEGDMGDSHVGLHARLMSQALRKLTGHIKKTNTLVVFINQIRMKIGVMFGSPETTTGGNALKFYSSVRLDIRRTGQIKKGEEVIGNETRVKVIKNKVAPPFRQAEFDILYGEGVSWEGELIDIGVKNDIINKSGAWYSYNGAKIGQGKDNVRVWLKENPEVADEIDAKIRALNGVEMHITEGKLDETDGERPEE from the coding sequence ATGTCAGACGATAAAAGCAAAGCCCTTGCCGCCGCCTTGGCGCAAATCGAAAAAAGTTTCGGCAAAGGCTCCATCATGAAAATGGACGGCAGCCAGCAGGAAGAAAATCTCGAAGTCATTTCCACCGGTTCATTGGGTTTGGACCTGGCACTCGGTGTCGGCGGCCTGCCGCGCGGCCGTATCGTCGAAATCTTCGGTCCGGAGTCGTCCGGTAAAACCACCCTCTGTCTTGAGGCGGTCGCACAGTGTCAAAAAGACGGCGGCGTGTGTGCCTTTATTGATGCGGAACATGCCTTCGATCCCGTTTACGCGCGCAAGCTCGGCGTCAAAGTAGAAGAGCTCTACCTTTCCCAGCCCGATACCGGCGAACAGGCTTTGGAAATCTGCGATACGCTTGTGCGCTCCGGCGGTGTGGACATGGTGGTCGTCGACTCTGTCGCCGCCCTCGTCCCCAAAGCCGAAATCGAAGGCGACATGGGCGACAGCCACGTCGGACTTCATGCGCGGCTGATGAGTCAGGCTTTGCGTAAACTGACCGGACACATCAAAAAAACCAATACCCTGGTCGTATTCATCAACCAAATCCGCATGAAGATCGGCGTGATGTTCGGCAGCCCCGAAACCACCACCGGCGGCAACGCGCTCAAATTCTATTCTTCCGTCCGCCTCGATATCCGCCGTACGGGTCAGATTAAAAAAGGTGAGGAAGTCATCGGTAACGAAACCCGCGTTAAAGTTATCAAAAATAAAGTCGCCCCCCCGTTCCGTCAGGCAGAATTCGACATCTTGTACGGCGAAGGCGTAAGTTGGGAAGGCGAGTTGATTGATATAGGCGTGAAGAACGACATCATCAACAAGTCCGGAGCCTGGTACAGCTATAACGGTGCGAAAATCGGTCAGGGCAAAGACAACGTCCGTGTTTGGTTGAAGGAAAATCCTGAGGTTGCCGATGAAATCGATGCGAAAATCCGTGCATTGAACGGCGTGGAAATGCACATCACCGAAGGAAAATTGGACGAAACCGACGGCGAGCGTCCCGAAGAATAA
- a CDS encoding YbaB/EbfC family nucleoid-associated protein: MFGKAGLGGLMKQAQQMQENMKKAQAKLAETEVEGEAGNGLVKVVMTCSHVVRKIDISPELIQEAADDKEMLEDLVLAAFNAASDKAEETTGKTMGAFTQGLPAGMGDFFR; the protein is encoded by the coding sequence ATGTTCGGAAAAGCCGGATTGGGCGGCCTGATGAAACAGGCGCAGCAAATGCAGGAAAACATGAAAAAAGCGCAAGCGAAACTTGCCGAAACCGAAGTAGAAGGCGAAGCAGGCAACGGCTTGGTTAAAGTCGTGATGACCTGTTCCCATGTCGTCCGCAAAATCGACATCAGCCCCGAGCTGATTCAGGAAGCCGCAGACGACAAAGAAATGCTCGAAGACCTTGTCCTTGCCGCGTTCAATGCCGCCTCCGACAAAGCTGAAGAAACCACCGGCAAAACCATGGGCGCTTTCACCCAAGGGCTGCCTGCAGGCATGGGAGACTTCTTCCGCTGA
- a CDS encoding class I SAM-dependent methyltransferase has protein sequence MTTNLSNVAPDLQNYLNAIGEPEHPVLTRLREKTGHHRMGKMAIAREQAAVLVWLAKLIRAEKYLEIGVFTGYSSTALALALPEHGRITACDINVTFTDTARQVWNEAGVAHKISLHLQPALLTLDDLIAQGEAGSYDLALIDADKPPTPQYFERCLKLVRQGGIIAIDNILLNGRVMREAASDAPPSVGILKDFNQNLPNDTRIVPITLPVGDGLTLLLKK, from the coding sequence ATGACGACCAATCTGTCCAATGTCGCACCGGACCTGCAAAATTATTTGAACGCCATCGGCGAACCCGAACATCCCGTTTTGACGCGGCTGCGTGAGAAGACCGGGCATCACCGTATGGGCAAAATGGCGATTGCGCGCGAACAGGCGGCGGTTTTGGTTTGGCTGGCAAAGCTGATTCGCGCGGAAAAATATCTGGAAATCGGCGTATTTACCGGATACAGCAGCACCGCGCTTGCATTGGCACTACCCGAACACGGGCGGATTACCGCCTGCGACATCAATGTAACCTTTACCGATACGGCTCGTCAGGTTTGGAATGAGGCCGGTGTGGCGCATAAAATCAGCCTGCACCTGCAACCCGCATTGCTGACATTGGATGATTTGATTGCACAGGGTGAAGCCGGAAGCTACGATTTGGCACTGATAGACGCAGACAAACCGCCCACGCCGCAATATTTCGAGCGTTGCCTCAAGCTTGTCCGACAAGGCGGCATCATTGCCATCGACAATATTTTGTTGAACGGAAGGGTGATGCGCGAAGCTGCTTCCGATGCGCCGCCCAGCGTCGGCATCCTCAAAGATTTCAATCAAAACCTGCCGAACGATACGCGGATTGTCCCCATCACCCTGCCCGTCGGCGACGGTTTGACCCTGCTTCTGAAAAAATAA
- the mutL gene encoding DNA mismatch repair endonuclease MutL, whose protein sequence is MSRIAALPDHLVNQIAAGEVVERPANALKEIVENSIDAGATAIDVELAGGGIRLIRISDNGSGIHPDDIELALHRHATSKIKTLNDLEHVASMGFRGEGLASIASVSRLTLTSRQDGSAHATQVKAEDGKLSSPTAAAHPVGTTIEAAELFFNTPARRKFLKSENTEYAHCATMFERLALAHPHIAFSLKRDGKQVFKLPAQSLHERIAAIVGEDFQTASLEIDSGNGALRLYGAIAKPTFAKGKTDKQYCFVNHRFVRDKVMLHAVKQAYRDVLHNALTPAFVLFLDLPPEAVDVNVHPTKTEIRFHDSQQVHQLVFHTLNKALADTRADLTESVSNAGEVLHDITGVTPAPMPSENDSENLFDSASNYPTGNKPDTRNAFGSSGKTAPMPYQAARAPQQHSLSLRESRAAMNTYAELYKKTDDIDLELSQFEQARFGNMPSETPTPQTDTPLSDGIPSQSELPPLGFAIAQLLGIYILAQAEDSLLLIDMHAAAERVNYEKMKRQRQENGKLQSQRLLIPVTFAASHEECAALSDHADALVGFGLELSDIGGNTLAVRAVPAMLGKADVVSLAKDVLGELAQVGSSQTIEEHENRILATMSCHGSVRAGRRLTLPEMNALLRDMENTPRSNQCNHGRPTWVKLTLKELDALFLRGQ, encoded by the coding sequence ATGTCCCGAATTGCCGCCCTGCCCGACCATCTTGTCAACCAAATCGCCGCCGGCGAAGTGGTCGAACGCCCTGCCAACGCCTTGAAAGAAATCGTTGAAAACAGTATCGATGCAGGCGCAACGGCGATTGATGTTGAACTGGCCGGCGGCGGCATCCGCCTGATTCGCATCAGCGACAACGGCAGCGGCATCCACCCCGACGACATCGAACTCGCGCTACACCGACACGCCACCAGCAAAATCAAAACCTTAAATGATTTGGAACACGTTGCCAGCATGGGCTTTCGCGGCGAAGGCTTGGCAAGCATCGCCTCCGTCAGCCGCCTGACACTGACCAGCCGCCAAGACGGCAGTGCGCACGCGACCCAAGTCAAAGCCGAAGACGGCAAACTCAGCAGCCCCACCGCCGCCGCTCACCCCGTCGGCACCACCATCGAAGCCGCCGAACTCTTCTTCAATACCCCCGCGCGGCGCAAGTTTCTCAAATCTGAAAACACCGAATACGCCCACTGCGCCACCATGTTCGAACGCCTCGCGCTGGCGCATCCGCACATCGCCTTCTCACTCAAACGCGACGGCAAACAAGTGTTCAAACTTCCAGCCCAAAGCCTGCATGAACGGATTGCCGCCATTGTCGGCGAAGACTTTCAGACGGCATCCTTAGAAATAGACAGCGGCAACGGCGCGCTGCGGCTCTACGGCGCGATTGCCAAGCCGACTTTCGCCAAAGGCAAAACCGACAAACAATATTGCTTCGTCAACCACCGCTTCGTGCGCGACAAAGTCATGCTCCATGCTGTCAAACAGGCATACCGCGACGTATTGCATAACGCACTGACGCCTGCTTTCGTCCTCTTTCTCGACCTGCCGCCCGAAGCCGTAGATGTCAACGTCCACCCGACCAAAACAGAAATCCGCTTCCACGACAGCCAGCAGGTGCACCAACTTGTATTCCACACGCTCAACAAAGCCCTTGCCGACACACGCGCCGACCTGACCGAAAGCGTCAGCAACGCAGGCGAAGTGTTGCATGACATTACCGGCGTTACGCCTGCCCCAATGCCGTCTGAAAACGACAGTGAAAATCTGTTTGATAGCGCATCTAACTACCCGACAGGTAACAAACCCGATACACGCAATGCCTTTGGTTCATCAGGCAAAACCGCACCCATGCCTTACCAAGCCGCGCGTGCGCCGCAACAACACAGCCTGTCCCTGCGCGAAAGCCGCGCGGCCATGAATACTTACGCCGAGCTTTACAAAAAAACCGACGACATCGACCTTGAGTTAAGCCAATTCGAACAGGCACGTTTCGGCAATATGCCGTCTGAAACGCCTACTCCCCAAACAGATACGCCACTTTCAGACGGCATCCCATCCCAATCCGAACTGCCGCCGCTCGGTTTTGCCATTGCCCAATTACTAGGCATCTACATCCTTGCCCAAGCTGAAGACAGCCTGCTGCTCATCGACATGCACGCCGCCGCCGAACGCGTCAACTACGAGAAAATGAAACGCCAACGTCAGGAAAACGGCAAGCTGCAAAGCCAACGCCTGCTTATTCCCGTAACCTTTGCCGCATCCCACGAAGAATGCGCCGCCCTCTCCGACCATGCTGATGCACTGGTAGGCTTCGGCTTGGAATTGTCCGACATAGGCGGCAATACCCTTGCCGTCCGCGCAGTTCCCGCCATGCTCGGTAAAGCCGACGTCGTTTCACTGGCCAAAGATGTATTGGGCGAACTCGCCCAAGTCGGCAGCAGCCAAACCATCGAAGAACACGAAAACCGCATCCTCGCCACCATGTCCTGCCACGGCTCCGTCCGCGCCGGTCGTCGGCTTACCCTGCCGGAAATGAATGCGCTCCTGCGCGATATGGAAAACACACCGCGTAGCAACCAATGCAACCACGGCCGTCCGACATGGGTCAAACTGACTTTAAAAGAATTGGATGCCTTGTTTTTACGCGGACAGTGA
- a CDS encoding tetratricopeptide repeat protein: MKIKLPLFIIWLSVSAACSSPVSHNIQDVRPEPQAEAGSSDGIPYPVPTLQDRLDYLEGKIVRLSNEVETLNGKVKALEHAKTHPSGRTYVQKLDDRKLKEHYLDTEGGKVSVYTGPTAQSLYNQALKHYQNGRFSAAAALLKGADGGDGGSIAQRSMYLLLQSRARMGNCESVIEIGRRYANRFKGTPAAPDAIFKIGECQYRLQQKDIARATWRGLIQAYPGSPAAKRAASAIRKR, from the coding sequence ATGAAGATCAAATTACCGCTTTTTATCATTTGGCTGTCCGTATCCGCCGCCTGTTCTTCCCCTGTTTCCCACAATATTCAGGATGTGCGGCCCGAACCGCAGGCAGAGGCAGGCAGTTCGGACGGCATTCCCTATCCCGTTCCGACATTGCAAGACCGTTTGGATTATCTGGAAGGCAAAATCGTCCGGCTGTCGAACGAAGTGGAAACGTTAAACGGGAAAGTCAAAGCACTGGAGCATGCGAAAACACACCCTTCCGGCAGGACATACGTCCAAAAACTCGATGACCGCAAGTTGAAAGAGCATTATCTTGATACAGAAGGCGGCAAGGTGTCCGTGTATACCGGCCCGACTGCGCAAAGCCTCTATAATCAGGCGCTCAAACACTATCAAAACGGCAGGTTTTCTGCCGCAGCCGCCTTGTTGAAGGGGGCGGACGGCGGAGACGGCGGCAGCATCGCGCAACGCAGTATGTACCTGTTGCTGCAAAGCAGGGCGCGTATGGGGAACTGCGAATCCGTCATCGAAATCGGGAGGCGTTACGCCAACCGTTTCAAAGGTACCCCTGCCGCACCGGACGCAATATTCAAAATCGGCGAATGCCAATACAGGTTGCAGCAGAAAGACATTGCAAGGGCGACATGGCGCGGACTGATACAGGCTTACCCGGGCAGCCCGGCGGCAAAACGCGCCGCATCAGCCATACGCAAACGATAG